TTGCTTGTCACGTTCGGCCTCGGCCACTCTGACTTCGCCCAGCTTTTCCTGCTCGGCCACGTCGCCGCGCGCCTGCTGGATGGCTTGCGATGCCGCCTTTTGGCCGATGGCTTCGATGTAACCCGATTCGTCCGTGATGTCGGTAATATTTACGTTGATCAGGACTAAACCGATCTTCTTCAGTTCGGGTTCCAGCGAACTCTGGATGGCGTGAAGAAACTTCTCGCGGTCTCGGTTGATCTCCTCAATGCTCATCGACGCGATCACCTGCCGCAACTGACCGAAGATGATGTCTTCCGCTTGCTTTTTCACATGCGGGAGGTCGAGTCCCAGCAAGCGAATCGCCGCGTTGGTCATCAATTCCGGGTGCGTGCCAATGGCGACCGTAAATACACTGGGCACATTGACGCGGATGTTTTCGATGGAAAGCGCGTCTTTCAGCGGCACCTCAATCTGGATAGGTTCCAGGCTCAAATACGAGTGGTCCTGGATTAACGGCCACACGAAGGCCGCGCCGCCGTGAATGCATCGCGCCGTATTGCCTTTGCCCACCTTGCCGTATATCACCATGATCCGGTTGCTTGGACAGCGCTTGTAGCGCTTAATGAGCAGCAGAAAGAAACTGCACACTAGAATCGCAAAGAGAACTACACCGGCAAGAATCACGAGGCTACCCGTTGGGAAAATGCTAGGAGGCATCTTCATTCCCTTCCATTGTGCTTGCAGACTCGACTTCCAGAGTGTCGGGACTCACAACGCCGACTACGACTACTGACGCACCTTGGGTAAGCGCGCTTTTTGCTGTAAGCGCGTCATATTCCACAGTTCGATTCTGCACCGTTACTGTAACCTTTCCTAACCCGGTCTTGCGTTCGGGAATTGTCAAATAGACAGTCCCTGTTGCACCCAGGATGTGATCCATTCGGATAGTCCCTTCGGAACCCAGGCTGTGTAGAAGTCGCATCATCCATGCAACGAGCACCATCGCGACAGCACCGGACGACAGAGCCATCATGAGTGCCATCGGACCGGAATAGGACGAACTGCTGGCGGCGAGTCCTCCAATTCCAAAGAAGGCAACTGCCGCCGACAAGGCGCGGATGCTCAACATGCCGAAAAACATGGAAGCATTGGCATCGTGATCGCCAGCGTGGACATCATGAGCAACGTCGTGACCGACATCGCCTCCGTCGTGCCCAATTCCCACCAAGGTGAATAGGAATTGGATGACAACTACCGTGCCACCTGTCAAGGCACACACCAAGTAGAAAGTCTCCATTTCAAACTCCCCGCGCGCCGGTTTCGCTGATACCGCCCCAGCGAATTCCATATCCACAGCCCCAATACACCGTATCATAGTAGGGCTACGAAACCAACGCAACTGCATTTTTGAACCCGTCACTACTTCTGACGCGGTTCGGCCCGCAAAGGTTTACACGTCTGGAACGCCTTTTGAGTCCAGTTTTTTTCTTTTGTGGGCTTTCTGCAAGAATAGAGGCGTCGGCGGGTAGACAACGGGAGGGCAAGATCCATGAAATCGATGTCCAGGCGAGACTTCATGACCAAGACGGCGTTGGCGGGGAGTGCGTTTCCCCTCGTGGGAGGCCTGACGGAAATGCACTTAGGCGCACGGAAGAAAGTCTCGGCCAATGAGAAGGTGACCGTCGGGCTTATCGGGTCCGGGGGGATGGGCCGCGGAGACTTGGCTACGTTTCTGCGAAACCCGGAAGTGGAGTGCCCCGTCATCTGCGACGTGGACGATGCCATGATCGCGAAGGGTGTCAAAGTGGTCACCGACATGCGCGGCAAAGCGCCGAAGACGGTCAAGGACTTCCGGAAGGTTGTCGATCGCAAGGACATTGACGTGCTTGTTGTGGCCACGCCCGACCATTGGCATGCGTTGCCAACTATCTACGGCTGTCAGGCGGGCAAAGATGTCTACGTCGAAAAGCCACTCGGCAAGTTCGTTAATGAAGGGCGTGTCATGTTGGACACAATGAAACGCACCAACCGCGTCGTCCAGATGGGCACCCAATGGCACAGCGGTGTGCATTGGCGGGAAGCGGTCGAATGCGTGCAGTCCGGCAAGATCGGCAAGATCCGCCAAGTGCGAGCGTGGGCTTACCTGGATTGGCTGGGCGGCATTGGCAATCCCGCAGACTGTCCGCCGCCACCGGGCGTCGACTACGATATGTGGCTCGGTCCCGCGCCGTTGCGGCCTTTCAATCCGAGCCGGTTCCATTTCAATTTCCGGTGGTTCTGGGATTACGCAGGTGGGCTTATGACCGATTGGGCCGTCCATCTTATCAACATCGCGTTGTGGGCAATGGGACCCGAACCGCCGACCCGCGTAACGTCGTATGGCGGCAAGCGCGTCGTTGACGACAATAGCGAGACGCCCGACACTCAAATCGCAGTCTTCGAATTCCCCTCGTATGTGTTTGTGTGGGAGCATCAGATGCAGGGTGGAGTCGGCATCAACGGCCATCCGCACGGCGTCTGTTTCAGCGGCTCGAAAGGTACGGTCATCGTCGGTGAATACGGGTGGGAGTTGTTGCCTGAGCCCAAGCTCGGCGGCGGCCTTCAAGCCGAGACTCATGGCAATAGCGACGACGCGCGCCCCGCGCACGTGCGCAACTTCCTCGATTGCGTTAAATCGCGTGAGCAACCGATCGAAAACCTGGAGTTGGCGCACTTCGTATCGACCGTTGCGCACCTCGGGAACCTTGCGCTGCGGACCAACTCCGAGATCAAGTGGGATGCCGCCAACGAACGCGTGATCGGCAACGACGCGGCGAATGCGCTGATTAACCAAGAATACCGCGCCCCGTGGAAACTGGGGTGATGAAACAAGTGGCGCCGGGTTCATCGAGCCCGGCGCCACTTAATTGAGTCTACTCCGCGTAGAACCAATCGGTGCCAATGCGCGCTACGTGTAATCCATCCCGCATGTGGTAGACGATAATCGCAACATCATCGACGAAAGTGAGACCGGGATATCCGTAGTCGTCCTCCGGGTCTCCGCCGATGACTCGCTCATTGGTCCACGTTGCGCCATCGTCCTTAGACAAAATCGAGACCAGCGGCGTGCGACGGCCGTCGGTGCCATTCGAACAGCGAAGCAGCACCAAGTCACCCGTCTTGGGAATGCGTTTGATATTCAGCGCGGAACTGTTTGGCGCCAGCGTAAGGGCTTCGACCTTCTCGCCTTCGGACCAACTTTCTCCCTTATCGCTTGAATAGCTCCGAACTACAAACCCGTTATAGGTGCGCATGAGCATCATGATCCGCCCGTCCTTCAATTCGACAACGTGCGGCTCTTGCGTTTCGATAGGCTGCATGTTCACCATGTTGGTGCTCTCACGCCAACTGTAACCATTGTCATCGGAGTACACCGTGTAGCTCACGTATCCGGCGTGGTCGCCTCGCGAATGGTCCAGATGAAACTCCACCGGCGCCAGAATACGACCCGAAGACAGTTGGATGAACTTGTCATTGTGAACGATGTTGTAACCGGGGTGTGCAGTCACAATGAGCTGGTCGCCCCACGTTTTGCCGTCGTCCGCGGAACGCCGATAGTAATTGCCGCCAAACATGTTTGGCATGGGCGCGCCGCTACCATAGATGTACGACAAAAAGATCTGGCCGTTCTGCAGACGCAAAAGGCTCGGATGGCAATAGTAGTCCTGACCCGCCGGTACAGGGTCCGGGACCAGCACGAACTCTTCACCCCAAGTCTTGCCATTGTCGGATGAGTATTTGGCCGCAATGGAACCGTCGCCGCTGCCGCTTGGCAGCATGCGGGTGTACGCAAGCAACAAACGGCCGTCATTCAAAGCTGCGATCGTTCCGGGCATGCC
This genomic window from Candidatus Hydrogenedentota bacterium contains:
- a CDS encoding glycoside hydrolase, whose product is MKYQRVVIMLTSFLLAFSVAAYAAESPLFEDVHVVSLPKGKFGYRGMPGTIAALNDGRLLLAYTRMLPSGSGDGSIAAKYSSDNGKTWGEEFVLVPDPVPAGQDYYCHPSLLRLQNGQIFLSYIYGSGAPMPNMFGGNYYRRSADDGKTWGDQLIVTAHPGYNIVHNDKFIQLSSGRILAPVEFHLDHSRGDHAGYVSYTVYSDDNGYSWRESTNMVNMQPIETQEPHVVELKDGRIMMLMRTYNGFVVRSYSSDKGESWSEGEKVEALTLAPNSSALNIKRIPKTGDLVLLRCSNGTDGRRTPLVSILSKDDGATWTNERVIGGDPEDDYGYPGLTFVDDVAIIVYHMRDGLHVARIGTDWFYAE
- a CDS encoding Gfo/Idh/MocA family oxidoreductase: MKSMSRRDFMTKTALAGSAFPLVGGLTEMHLGARKKVSANEKVTVGLIGSGGMGRGDLATFLRNPEVECPVICDVDDAMIAKGVKVVTDMRGKAPKTVKDFRKVVDRKDIDVLVVATPDHWHALPTIYGCQAGKDVYVEKPLGKFVNEGRVMLDTMKRTNRVVQMGTQWHSGVHWREAVECVQSGKIGKIRQVRAWAYLDWLGGIGNPADCPPPPGVDYDMWLGPAPLRPFNPSRFHFNFRWFWDYAGGLMTDWAVHLINIALWAMGPEPPTRVTSYGGKRVVDDNSETPDTQIAVFEFPSYVFVWEHQMQGGVGINGHPHGVCFSGSKGTVIVGEYGWELLPEPKLGGGLQAETHGNSDDARPAHVRNFLDCVKSREQPIENLELAHFVSTVAHLGNLALRTNSEIKWDAANERVIGNDAANALINQEYRAPWKLG